The Peromyscus leucopus breed LL Stock unplaced genomic scaffold, UCI_PerLeu_2.1 scaffold_1163, whole genome shotgun sequence nucleotide sequence AATATTTATCCAGAAAGTATTTGTCCCTCAAGTAAAAGGAGATGGTTCAATGAACTGGTGGCTGGAGATTGCCTGGGGAGGATAAAAGGACAACCTGAACATGTgcttttgatcacattcatttcTACCAGATATGGATCAGTGTATGAAGTGTCCAGAGAGTCACTATGCAAACTCAGAGAAGAACTACTGCCTCCAGAAGACTGTGACCTTTCTGAACTATGATGATCCCTTGGGAAAGGCATTCACCTCCATGTCCTTGGGCCTCTCCTCACTCACAGCATTTGTCCTTGGGGTCTTTGTGAAGCATAGAGATACTCCCATTGTGAAGGCCAATAATCGGGCTCTTAGTTACATCCTGCTCATCACTCTgaccttctgttttctctgtcctttaCTCTTCATTGGCCGTCCCAACACAGCCACCTGTATCCTTCAGCAGAACACATTTGGACTTCTGTTCACTGTGGCTCTTTCTACTGTGTTGGCCAAAACTGTAACTGTAGTCATGGCCTTCAAGGTTACTGCTCTGGGAAGTATGATGAGAAGGTTAATGATATCAAGAACTCCTAACACCATCATTCCACTCTGCACCACAATCCAACTTCTTCTTTCTGGAATATGTCTGGCAACCTCTCCTCCATTTGTTGACACAGATGCTCACTCTGAACATGAACACATCATCATCGTGTGTAACAAGGGCTCAGCTATTGCTTTCCATGGCATCCTTGGATACCTGGGATTCTTGGCCCTAGGGAGCTACCTTATGGCTTTCTTgtccaggaatctgcctgacacattcaatgagGCTAAATTCCTGGCTTTCAGCATGCTGGTGTTCTGCAGTGTCTGGGTCaccttcctccctgtctaccaTAGCACCAAGGGGAAGGTCATGGTGGCTCTGGAGGTCTCCTCTATCTTGGCTTCCAGTTCAGGGATCCTGGGCCTCATCTTTGCCCCTAAGTGCTACATTGTTTTGTTAAGGCCAGAAACAAACATACTTCATCATATCAAGGACAAAACACATACTAGGAAGAAAATCCCCTTTGAAACTTAGCTCATgtgtttttgaaattaaatagaAATCCTGAACTCTGTTTTGCAGCCTTTGAACAGGCACATATAGGTTACAGTTTAGCACTCGAGAGCCTGAGATTTTATTCATGATCTAAATATTTTAGTCTCATTTTTTAACACccatcagggtttttttttaattttgaaatacatGTTGCATTTTTGTTTCCTCCATTTATATGTACTATTTATTACTTTGCTCTTATTGAACTACTAATTtgcttacaaaatgaaaatgtattctcTTTTCTACTTGGCTTAGAcatgattttaaattttgaatcttATAGAGATGTACTTCAGTAATCAATCAGTGGTGATAAACAGATTCCAAAGTCACACACATCAtattcaaagtttaaaaaatatttatctttggcTTCTTACATACTGGTCCACTATAACTGGTTCCTAGGGGTGGTACTGTCTGTGATTGGGAACCAAAGTCCTGCTGtatcttcctccattcctccaccACATATTACCTTGGCAGGTATATGCTCATAGATATAGAGTATATGGTGGGATGCTGAGATACTGCAAACTAATTCTGTAGGCATATATTGCTGAGTGTCTGTAAGCCTTTACTTCCTCCTCAGATCCTTTCAGTTCTTAGCTATGTCCTCTTACCCAAGAAACTTGGATTCCATACATGTTCCTAGAGCTGTTCAAAGACCTCACTCCCAGTTACTTGAGAACTTCCTAAAACACATTTTACATCATTACTTGTTCTCTTCTCAATTTGAGGAAAGTTTCCTTCAACAAACCATGAGTAATATGTTGCAACAAGCTTTTGCAACTATCCCTCTGAATTGCCAAGAACCTCAGCAGAAAGCCAGATACCCTGGGTTGAGATTAGAGAGACTGAGAATGTGCAAGAAATTTACACTGGCacaagaaaagactttctgaaaatgACCCTGGTATCACAGACATTAATATTCATGGTTCACAGAAGGAAccacatggaaataaaaatgcttctgtacagcaaaggacatcCTTACTTGAGAAAAGTGACACCCTATGAAATGGGGGGGGATCTTGATCAATTATTTAGCAGAATGGTTAGATTCTAGAATGTACAAAGAACCCAGAAAGCtgaaaatgaggaaaacaaaCCAACTAAAAAaggagttttatatatatagtgaattctcaagaaataaaataataatgactgagaaaacattaaaatattcaatGTTCTTAGCCATTGGGGTAATGCAACTTCAAGGGGAAGATGACACTGCAAAATTAAGTGAGGAACCAAGACTCAGTAAAACAAGTACAGAGTGTTCTCTCTAATACGTGGATCTTCTCTTTAAGTTTTACCACTGTACATCTATATATGAGATATAGAAGGAAGATGACATGAAACTTTAAAGGAGCTCATCAATGAGAAAATTGTTTCTGACAGAAATGAACTCTATATTTACATGTCACTAACTAGAATCCATGCCttatataaaactgaaaacatgGATGATTAGACTAGTATCTCACATTTtatggaaattttaaattttgtgattttgttcTCTTAGAATTGAAGTTTAAATTTTTCTCCAGATGGACTTCTCTTTCTACTTAATAATGTTATTTGATATGCTGTGGCATTCTGTGGGTTTGGCTTTTGCATATATCTACACATTTTATTGAGTTTCAATTCTatgtgttttaattaaatttttgagTATATAATCCTTTATATTTCCATCATTCTCACTACCAAACACTCCCAGATCCATCTTCCATCTTGCCGTAACTCCAACGTTTTGTCCTATCTATTTCATGTAAGCCACTGTTCCCTAGGCATTACCCATATACAATGGCTTTGAGGTCATCTACTG carries:
- the LOC114686599 gene encoding vomeronasal type-2 receptor 116-like; this encodes MDEIYVSKLWVRGINGRQGLAERELSRASQNPQSVCSESCGSGFRKTPQEGKAVCCFDCTPCPQNEISNETDMDQCMKCPESHYANSEKNYCLQKTVTFLNYDDPLGKAFTSMSLGLSSLTAFVLGVFVKHRDTPIVKANNRALSYILLITLTFCFLCPLLFIGRPNTATCILQQNTFGLLFTVALSTVLAKTVTVVMAFKVTALGSMMRRLMISRTPNTIIPLCTTIQLLLSGICLATSPPFVDTDAHSEHEHIIIVCNKGSAIAFHGILGYLGFLALGSYLMAFLSRNLPDTFNEAKFLAFSMLVFCSVWVTFLPVYHSTKGKVMVALEVSSILASSSGILGLIFAPKCYIVLLRPETNILHHIKDKTHTRKKIPFET